From Daucus carota subsp. sativus chromosome 6, DH1 v3.0, whole genome shotgun sequence:
CAGAAATGGAGACGAAGCATGCCGAAAGAGTAAGAAGAATGAGGAAGACCATGAAAGGTGATGGATCTCGATGGGATGCTGAGGATGTGTGATGTTATTCATGTTATGTGTTTGTCTTCCAATGCTGTTTAACTTATGCACATCTGTCTATCTATCTTTATAACTGTTCCAATTGTTGTTTGCTCGTGTTACGTTTGTAAGTGCCCACTCGTATGTTTTAGTGGCATTTTAAGTGGTATGTTGATGCGTACTATGTTTGTGTGGCTTTGTTAGCAAtgacaaacaataaaattcatgTTCGCCCCCCAGTCGGGCGAACATACAAGGGCTTGCCTCGTATCACTTGCGTTTACACTCCTCGCTTTTTTTATTATCACAAACTCAATTATCATACTACTTGACTTGCCCATTTGGATCTTGTGACTCACCGTTTTGGATGTTTAACACGCAACTACCTGTTCTATACGCTCGATTATCTGTTTTTTCTATCGTGATTATTTtgctagtattttaaaaaaaatggaatttttttttcaaattttatttaattgaaaattttaatttattatttataaattaaatttttccacaccatttaaaatatatttaaaaaatttctaaataattaaaaagctctcgtgccttgcacggcctataagctagtatttttaaaaaaggtggttagttttgtaaagaagtTGTTTAGGGTGGTTAGAAATTTGAAGGAGCCTCGTTTATTATGTTATGTCATTTGTTATGTTATCATGTAAACGGAAAGTGCTAACATTATAGAACAATATGAGTGaacaaaaaacataaacataataaaagtaCATAAACCGTTCTACCCGAATAAAAGTACATAAAGATAAACATAATGCATTATCAAATGCATAATAAAAAGTGCATACACATAAACAAAGTACATACGAGGGGAAGCCAAAAAGCCTACTTCTTCGTATGCCCGAAGAAGTGACTTCCAGTGTGACATCTACGACCCTTCCCCTTCGCAGCTCTAGGTGGCTGCTGTCTCTGCTCATGCTCGGATGGCTCCTCATCGTCAGACTCATCCTCAACCTCCGACGGCTGTGCTGCTGCTCTCGGTGGACGCACAGGTGCGTACGCCCAGGGGCTACTATCCCCCGCAAATGCAGCAAAAGCGGGTAAAGGTGTGGTAAAACCCTGGCCGCTGGTGGACATCATCGGAGTGAACGTGACAGGTGGACTCCCGAATCTGTATGTACTGCTCCCAAAGGACGGGTCCTGGGTGAATGGGGGAGGTGTGTGATCCTCTAAGAATGACATGTCAGGACGATATACATATGACTCTGACAAGTGATCCTGTGACGGACCCTCATCGTCCTGTGCCTCATCATCCCCTAATCTGCTCCTTTGGGGCCATGGAACCCCCTCAGATGTAGAAGGCTGAATGAATGGAGACCAACCACCAGCCTCAAAAGTACCTGCTCCATCATGACCTGCAGAATGTGAGGTGCCTGCAAGGTGTGAGCTACCCACATGGGTGTAGTAAGTGCCCTCTTCGGGCACTACCGGTGTGACTGGTGGTCGTCCCCTACGCCCTGCAGGAGCCCGTGCCCTAGGTCTGGCAGGGGCCTGTTCCGTAGGTCGACGCTGTACACGAGTAACCATATCCTGTAAAATATGGTTTGCCAGACCCAAATCAGGAGCATAAGGGTCAATGGCACGCTGCATAGCGGATAACTGCTCCTCCTGTTTACAAACATGTATATTTAAGTCAGAACAGTGTACAAAACAAGCGGAGAACATGTATATTTAAGCATGTATATTTAAGCATGTATATTTACCAGTTCCTGTGGCGAGAGCTGTGTTCCCTGGAAGGCACCCTCCTGCTGTGGCCAGTGTAAGGGGTTAATGATGATTCGACGTGTGACCCTGTGGAACCATGGCAGGTATGAGGCAGTGCAACCCTCGCCATGCATAAGTGGAGGAGATGCGAGGGCACGCTCCATGCGCGTATCCCAAAGATCAACAAATGGCTCCCTCGCGTACATCCAATCAACCTGCTCGTTGTAGTGGTCGTGCAGGTCCTGATGATTAGGGTAGGGAGAGGAATATGGTACACCCTGCATAAAACCAAACTGCCTCGTCACCCTGTCCGTGTAGCACCACTCGACGTAGGACATGTACATCATGGGGGCGAGAGCCGTCCAACGCAAGTACACAGTGGCCTCCGGGTGATGCTCTGCAGGTAAATCAGCATATGGCCTCCATCGAAACTGTCGGGGTGTCAACGCATCCAACTCATATTGTGTCATGCGGCTCTGCGCATGCGGCACCTGACAACGCCTAAGTGGCGCCTTCCACCTACAGTGGAAGTTGGCATAAGTGCTCAGAGGTTATACATGCAACAAATATGAATTGAAGTTAATCAACAAAAGGAGTGACAAACATACCTCAGCGCCAGCGGGTACTCGAACAAGGGTTGACCCCTGTGCCTAGGCGCTAGTGACGGAAAGCGCTCGTAAATCCACACCTAGCGGCAAGGTTAGTACAAGTGCACATGATGAAtaaataatacaacaataaagacgagaaataaatattacttaattttaaattcgaaataattatctctaactatttttacaaatctgattttttttatttattggaataatataacattgtataatttaaattaaaattggcACTACCACTACTTAATTTAAACTagtaatctaaactaaaattagcactaccactactaatcaacaacaatcatcaccaactactaatctatttaatttaatggtgtcaagtttacttttaaattcaatttaatttaatttcattaaattcaaaaaaagctaaaattaaattgattatatttaatctactcttaacgtaaataatacaataatcatcaccaactactaatctaaactaaaattatcactaccactactaatcaacaacaatcatcaccaactactaatctaaactaaaattatcactaacataagctactaccaaataccaactaacaaaacccattataaattatcaaacaaattactaatcaagtctaatttttaattcattcaaAATATGAGATCTACACTAATTTTCCCAATTTTATAATTCGAAAAAATTGTACTATATTTAGGatttttttatgcaatatttgttattaaattcgaaaattattttaattaaatcaaataattaaaacgcTAGTGACGGAAAGCGCTCGTAAATCCACACCTAGCGGCAAGGTTAGTACAAGTGCACATGATGAATAAATAATGCAACAATAAAGACGAGAAAGAAAGTTGTGGTTGGTTTAGTATTACCTGTACCAATGTGGCGTAGCCACAGAAATCAGTACAGTTAGCCATGCTAGAAGAACATAGCTTCTGGTATAGGAAGCCAAGAACAGCACTACCCCAGCTATACCGACGCAGCTGGTCCATGTCCCTCATTAACCATAGAAGGTCAAGCTGCACGCGGTTCCCGCTGCTGTGGGGGAACAATGATCCAATAACGCATAGTAGGTGCGCCCGAATATGGTAGGTAAGCTGTACACCATAACCTATATCCTCTGGATCCAACTGCTCCAACCGCTCACAAGACCCGAAGTTATCCACAAGCCATTTGATCTTTAAACCACCTCGGTTAACATCGTCCTTGGCTTCTGGTAATAGCCCAAGAAATTCGCCTACTAGCACGCGCCTTTCCTCCACGCTGCTACTCGCTCCACGGAGGATCAGTGGATCACCCTCTGTGGGTAACCCGAGAATGTGATGAACATCCTCAAGAGTGATAGTGGCCTCTCCGAACGGCAGGTGGAAGGTGTGCGTCTCTCCACGCCATCTCTCGATAAAGGCTGTAATCAAACCCCTGTCGTGCTTGAACTGTCCCAGCCTAAATAtgcaatcaaatcctaaatcccTGATTGCATCCATGATCATCTGATGCGGTCTGTGGGCTCGAACTGCCTTCCAATACTCCCCAAAGTTTGTCCTCAATCTGAAATCAGGGGGTGGCTGAAATAATTGTagtgcacaaaatattagtccctATAGGCTACAGACTCatacaaatgtaaaaaaaattgcactAAAGAAGGAGTTTACCTCTATGTTGTCCCACACAACCTGAGACCTGTGCACAGACTGTAATGTCAACAAACTCCCGTCTAAAGGTCCGGGACCAGAACGACCGACATTCATCTgcgaaattaaattcaaaatatttgttattaaatttgaaattgtttcattaaatccaatattcgaaataattttcattttaattgtaataatataacattgtgattttaattttaattgtatttatgtctaactaattttacaaatctaaatttttttttatattatattttttattatattttatattacttaatttaaaattcgaaataattatctctaactatttttaaaaatctgattttttttatttattggaataatataacattgtataatttaaattaaaattagcaCTACCACTACTTAATTTaaactactaatctaaactaaaattagcactaccactactaatctatttaatttaatggtgtcaagtttacttttaaattcgatttaatttaatttcattaaattcaataaaagctaaaattaaattgattatatttaatctactcttaacgtaaataatacaacaatcatcaccaactactaatctatttaatttaatggtgtcaagtttacttttaaattcgatttactttaatttcattaaattcaataaagctaaaattaaatttattatatttaatctactcttaacgtaaataatacaataatcatcaccaactactaatctaaactaaaattatcactaccactactaatcaacaacaatcatcaccaactactaatctaaactaaaattatcactaacataagctactaccaaataccaactaacaaaacccattataaattatcaaacaaattactaatcaagtctaatttttaattcattcaaaatatgagatctaatttttaattttttatgcaatatttgttattaaattcgaaaattattttaattaaatcaaaaattcataataattccTATTTcggtataatatttttttaattccaaaattcgaaataattccaatttttaattccaaaattcgaaataattcaaattaaattcgAAAATGTGAGATTgcttatttttattctattttttaacgTAAAACACCCAAATTTAATCTACTAACctaatttctaaatttaatcTACTAACCTAATTTCTAAAATTAACATAATCTACTAACAAATACCAACTAACAACATTCATTATAAATCATCAtacaaaattactaatcaagctaAGAACaatcattataaaatttataaaaatacatgcatgcaatttgatgagattgagaatggtgaaaaaacctTGAAAATGGGGtgaaattgattaattgattcGGTGAAAGTAGCAAAGCAAGCGCCCTTTTTCCCCTTTTCTTTGTCCGGATCACACTTTTTTCTCCAAATTGAAGCTTGCAATGTGTGTGCAATGTGTGTGTAATGTGTGTGTAAATTGAGGCTGGTGTCGcaaaatgaagaagaagaagaggggcTGGGGAGGTTTTGTGTGATTAAAGGGACAGGTGGCCGCCCTTGACTGGGCCGGCCACGTCACAACTGCACAGACATGTTCGCCCGTAGCAGGGGCGAACACAACACCATGCCTTCGTACTGTTCGCCCGTAGGTTGATCTCGGCTGAAAAAAATGTTTTCCGCTATGTTCGCCCGAGGTGTGTTGaattagggtggttagttttgtgaaaCGAAATtttgggtggttagttttgtaaagattTTGTTCCGGGTGGTCAGTAATTTGAAGGAGCCGGCTCCTTCAAATTTCTGACCACCCACAACAcattctttacaaaactaaccaccttttttttcacttcacaaaactaaccaccctaattCATAATCACCAAGGGCGAACACCACACAAAGTTAATTTGCTGCAGGCCCCCACCAGGGACGAACAACAAAAATGAGAACATATATGTTCGCCCCCCACAGGGGCGAACATAGAAGGGGAATTTGACTTCTgcaatcttcacttcacttcagTTCAATTCGAGGGAAAttgtgatatattatttatattattatattatcttctttttatacattaaaaatcaataggtcccaccacttcacccacctttttttctctttcattactttatatatatttcttaaactCCGTACTCAACCATTCCataagaattgggtgggacatgGAGGGAGCAAAAATTCATTCTAACCAAATATCAGaataatactccttccgtccaattttagttgtcacatttggttctgtgccggtcaaattgaccaaagtttaaccgaaatttattaatattctattaattgtaaaaataaaaaaaatatgtcagtggaaatattttttaatctattttatgatgtaattttcagttttttaaaataacgaaagaatgatttataatatttgatcaAAAGTTAATCAATTTGATCAACAAAAATAGAATTGTGACAATTAAAATGGAACGAAGGAAGTATCGTTTTCAAATGCACGAATCTCATAAGAATTAATGCATGAGTAACTTGGAGTAAATGACCATTCAACAAACTTTGAATAATCAGTGAATTTAACAAGGAAAAATAACtggcaaaagaaaaaaacaaggaAAAATAAAACGCATGTATACCTTGGAGTAACTGACCAAGTACACGATTCAACAAACTTTGAACAAGAGCAACTACTCTATCCAAAATTCAAACCCTTTCCACAATTCTCACAGGAAACCCACCTTCCATCTTGGAATTGAAGTAAGATATAAACTTAGGCTCAAACCCAGGCTGATCCATCACTGCCACCACCTTGAACCGCCGCAACACAGCCGCAACCACCCTCTTCATCTGCCACGTCGCCATCTCCCTCCCCATGCAAGTCCTCGGACCTGCATGAAACTCCGGAAACTCAAACTCATCACGCCTCACCACCACCATTGTCCCATCACTCTCATCCCTTTTCAAAAACCTCTCGGGCTTAAACTCCGCCCAGTCACTCCCCCACAGCTTCTCCGACCGCCCCATCGCGTAATTATGGTAACTCACTCTTGAACCTTTCTTGACTCGAGTCCCATCCGGCATCACATCATCTTGCACGGCTGTTCTCGAGTTCACCGGAACAGATGGATATATCCTCAAGCTCTCGTAAATTGACGCGTGAGTGTACGTTAACATATTCGATGAATCTTTGTTGAGTTCATCAAGAATCTTCGCTTCTGATTCCGGGTTCTTCGAGATGAGCCAGAAGTACCATGTCAAGGCTGCTGACACAGACTCTAGACCGGCTAGAATGAAGTTCATGACCATATCTCCGAGAAAGTCTTCGTCAGATATACCAGAGATTAGTAAAAGTGATAAGAAATCTTGAGAATTATTGTTTTTGCCGACttcatctttctttttctctatACTTTCTTTGagaaaattttgtatgatatcTAATTTGCTTCTAAGCTCTTTTTCAGATCCAATGTTGAGAAACCTCTTGGTTTTCCAGATAAGAGGTACGAGTTCATTGAACCGCTTGTTGCTAATTCGAAGAGCATCATGAAACGCTTGGCCTAATACCGACGGTGGAAGAGACGGTACCAAAGAGTTCTCATCATATCCGCACGCAACTTTACATATACTGTCCATCCCAAATCTCTCAAGTACGTCCTGGAaatcgagctcgagcttgttcgcggaCGCGTACGACAGGACCGGAATAAGACCATTGATTATTTTGGACGAAACGACGGTTTCATAAAACTTGACGAATTCTTGGTTATCAAACTCGCGGCTCAGGACTTGTCTTTGTGACTTCCACTCCTCCCCGTCTGCAAGAAACGTACCTTGTCCGAATAAATCGGAGAGGGTGTTTCTGAAAGTGTCACCCTTCTGGTAAACACTAAAGCTCGTCTCCAAAATGTGTTTAACATTTGCAGGATTCGATGTTAAGACGCTTTGTTCTCCGAAAGGACGGTGGAGGACGAAGGTTGAAGAGGGGGAGTCGAGGAGAATGTCTGATGTCCACTGGATGACTCGATCTTGATTAGCTAGAATGGAAGGGAGTGAGCCGATGAGAGGGTATGTTGGTGGGAGTTTATCGGATTTTTGTTTGGTTAAGAGGTTGGAAGTCGACATTATGGAATGGGAGATGAGAGGAATGAATTGTGTAGGTGAGATATCACTTTTTCTTGTTAACAATGATCTAGTGATGAAGGTTTTGTATATGAAGATGGTGTGTGCAGCTGGAATTtattacttataagttataataaaagatttggCTGTTAGGTGATGTAAATAAGTTGACATTTGTGAAAATCATAAAACGATTACGCGGTGGCACCACCCACGTTAACCTATTTATGGAAGATACATAAGTCAATGTCACCTACAACAATGTATATAAACATCCGGTATCGAGTGTCCATGACATACAATAggtataaaatttgataaatttatattattttgattagcttatactctttaataatgatggacacACTACGTTCACAATAATCACACCAATTCCAAATTCAAAGATTTTAGTggttagcatgtgctcatgaaCACACATCTTGACAAATACACAAACATCACATTGACCGTTAATAATTTACTATCACTCCCACCCAAATACCCAATAGTTTAGCTTGAACAACAAGAACTCGGCATATATTTTAAGAgtcttataatatatatcaaaaaatgtTATTCCAATTGTTAACAAATATATGGTCATAAAAAAAGAAcacatacaatataaaaaattcatgtcTCACGACAAAATTATCATCTTATGTCTGAAgaaaacacataaaaatataaaatttatgtagaAAGAACTCATACAGACACAAAACACTGACAAAACACAAAGAAATTTAGTTTACACGgaaaaacatatcaaaacaCCAGCAGGAAGacaaaacaataaaacaatatatgatcattaatatctaaaagctcatataaaattaactacacaaaatgatatatgaatatatacatcaaaatacaaatattaaaatatcaaaaacaccCACATATATGTATACAAGTATACTTGAATTGGGAAGGAGATGAATCCGAATATAAATCAACAAAGTAtagattaaattaaaacaattatagAAACTCGCTTCAAAGAATCTATTTCGATTGAAAACAGTAAGCACAAGGATGTGTAGATCGGAGATGTTTTGCCTAGATTCCCTTGTCCACAGAGCACATGCAACAGATAATTACACAACAGATAAGTTGATGCCTTTAAATACCATCAGGTCCACAAAAATTGGTATAGTAGTCATATGTCTGcatcttcaactgattttggaaaGAGTTCTTGAATTACTTTCGTAGTTTGTGTCGGTATACTATTCGTTATCCTCTGGAAAAATTAATTGCAGATCTTCATTGTCCCTATAAACTTGAACTAGAGCTGCAGCTTTATAAGCAAATATTCCAACCATTGCTGGCACAAGCTGCATACAGTTTAAAACCAACGAACTATAAGAAGATATAATTGCTTTATTCTACACGTGGTTTGGGCATCGGAAAGTCCTGGCATGTAGTTGTGATATATTATGTAGCATCGAGTAGTACCTGGAAATCAAATATATCTTTTGTGAAATGCTGAGAAAGACCCCATAATCCATATATTACAGCAGGGATAACAAGCCGTGGTGATGAAAGAGCAATGCTACTGCCCTTGATAAACTTTTCGAAGGAATCTTCCAGGTCTTGGCTTCTTATTCCAATTCTGATATAGAAGATGAAATTAGCTTGCTTTAAAGATTAGGTAAGATTATGTGATACACACAGATAACATAAGTTTAGTAGTACTTCTTTGTCTTCTTTTGCCGGAAAATTTGAGGAACTTCATCTTGGGAAATTTTGTCTGCACGTTGACATAGAAGTTGAAGATACAAGCAACTGCATTTAGAAGATAAGAATAACATGTCCAGTCAATTGTGGCACAGCAGCAGATTCAAAGAGTTTACTttctatttattcaaaaaaaagatcaagaaacacacacacactaaaGCAGGTCAGATGAGCCCTCTGACGCACTACAGCATATATCACCTGCATGTTTTGCCCAAAGTAAGTTCATTCGAGTAGCTACAGGAGTCAGAACTTAAACTTGGggagatttataaattatactctCTTTCATATTTTGGACTTTTGGTTATTTAGAAAAGGAGAGAAAATAATGTTTGAGCGGCAAGCTAGTTTTAAGCAGCAtcaatccatatccatttattggTCAAAAAGAAGCCCACACAGCACTCTCAAATCTGATGCTAGTCCATTGTTTCGTAATATGGAACAGATCATGCAACTGTTTTGCTCCTAATTAAAAAAACCAGTACAGAAATCAACTAAAGAAATACTAAACCTCATACAACAATATGCTCCCTTATCACAACATTAATAAGTAATGGGAACTTGTTCTACAAGATGGCGAACTGAAGTATCTAGTATcacacaaaacaaaacaaaaaacaaatttcATCATTTACTGGGACAATCCAAATTACAGTATACTACTGAAGCCACttcaaaaaaatctgaaatttgatGTCTTTTAACACTGTCAAGCATTCAAAGTAAACTTTCTCTATATAGACGATTTGTATCATGATGTTCATATTACATAGCTAACCTGAAAAGAACTCCAGTAGCATAACTCACAGCAGCCTGGGGAGTTGTACATGAAATAAAGAAGTAGTTAATAGTC
This genomic window contains:
- the LOC135147034 gene encoding protein MAIN-LIKE 1-like; the protein is MNVGRSGPGPLDGSLLTLQSVHRSQVVWDNIEPPPDFRLRTNFGEYWKAVRAHRPHQMIMDAIRDLGFDCIFRLGQFKHDRGLITAFIERWRGETHTFHLPFGEATITLEDVHHILGLPTEGDPLILRGASSSVEERRVLVGEFLGLLPEAKDDVNRGGLKIKWLVDNFGSCERLEQLDPEDIGYGVQLTYHIRAHLLCVIGSLFPHSSGNRVQLDLLWLMRDMDQLRRYSWGSAVLGFLYQKLCSSSMANCTDFCGYATLVQVWIYERFPSLAPRHRGQPLFEYPLALRWKAPLRRCQVPHAQSRMTQYELDALTPRQFRWRPYADLPAEHHPEATVYLRWTALAPMMYMSYVEWCYTDRVTRQFGFMQGVPYSSPYPNHQDLHDHYNEQVDWMYAREPFVDLWDTRMERALASPPLMHGEGCTASYLPWFHRVTRRIIINPLHWPQQEGAFQGTQLSPQELEEQLSAMQRAIDPYAPDLGLANHILQDMVTRVQRRPTEQAPARPRARAPAGRRGRPPVTPVVPEEGTYYTHVGSSHLAGTSHSAGHDGAGTFEAGGWSPFIQPSTSEGVPWPQRSRLGDDEAQDDEGPSQDHLSESYVYRPDMSFLEDHTPPPFTQDPSFGSSTYRFGSPPVTFTPMMSTSGQGFTTPLPAFAAFAGDSSPWAYAPVRPPRAAAQPSEVEDESDDEEPSEHEQRQQPPRAAKGKGRRCHTGSHFFGHTKK
- the LOC135146961 gene encoding cytochrome P450 94A2-like yields the protein MSTSNLLTKQKSDKLPPTYPLIGSLPSILANQDRVIQWTSDILLDSPSSTFVLHRPFGEQSVLTSNPANVKHILETSFSVYQKGDTFRNTLSDLFGQGTFLADGEEWKSQRQVLSREFDNQEFVKFYETVVSSKIINGLIPVLSYASANKLELDFQDVLERFGMDSICKVACGYDENSLVPSLPPSVLGQAFHDALRISNKRFNELVPLIWKTKRFLNIGSEKELRSKLDIIQNFLKESIEKKKDEVGKNNNSQDFLSLLLISGISDEDFLGDMVMNFILAGLESVSAALTWYFWLISKNPESEAKILDELNKDSSNMLTYTHASIYESLRIYPSVPVNSRTAVQDDVMPDGTRVKKGSRVSYHNYAMGRSEKLWGSDWAEFKPERFLKRDESDGTMVVVRRDEFEFPEFHAGPRTCMGREMATWQMKRVVAAVLRRFKVVAVMDQPGFEPKFISYFNSKMEGGFPVRIVERV